The nucleotide window GATGATAGCCCTCATGGCTGTACATGATTTCAAAAGTTTCCTTACTGCAGGGCGCGAGCAGAAAATCATTGCGGCCATTGGTATCTTCCAAAATCTTCATCATTTTACGTGACCGGTTGCTCCAAAGATAATTTCCTGTTGTCAGCAATATGCTTTCCTCAAAATCGAGCGATTTTCCGGAAGAAATCTTTTCGCCGTGGTCATGGCGGTTAAACAAAACCATATCACTTACCTGCATTCCCATTGGGTCGGTAACGGTAAGTATATCCCCTTTATTAAGTATAAATGCTTTCCCTGTCTGTTTTTCAATAGTGTGTGTATGTTGCATTATTTGCTGTGTTTATGGTGAAAAGGAC belongs to Chryseobacterium sp. and includes:
- a CDS encoding DUF1989 domain-containing protein translates to MQHTHTIEKQTGKAFILNKGDILTVTDPMGMQVSDMVLFNRHDHGEKISSGKSLDFEESILLTTGNYLWSNRSRKMMKILEDTNGRNDFLLAPCSKETFEIMYSHEGYHPSCLENLTKNLEPMGLSQDEIPTAFNIFMNVQFDAKGKISVLPPTSKPGDYVKFEAMMDLLVCLTACSAEDSNGGSFKPIQYSVTPSSSYSQL